The DNA region ggaggaaacGGAAGATAAAAAGTCTTTTTAAAACGGTAGATTGAATATGggatttgaagttgattttgttatgtttatttgaaaaattacattctaatgattttgaaagaaagagaaagtaaaaaatgGATATGCATTAATGGTAGTAACTCCtaatattaaatattattaatattttaggaatgtaaaaaagttgtatttttgtaattaagaagttaaaattttgaataagttgtatttatgtaatttttttgaaagtaattgtaatttttttaattaccatttgaaaaagttatatttgtgtgactttccCAAAAATTTAATACCTTCTTAAGTTTTAAGATTATTCACTCTGAATTATATTTGAAAGGCTAAAAAATCACATATAAACCgaaaacaacaataatttttAGTGTAATCAATAAATAAGGATAAGTTTTTGTGGTAGGAGGAGTTATGACCTATGATGAcactttctttaaaatttaaattagtcACGAGGGGCCAGAAAAGTTGGGAACTTTAAAACCACTCAATCTTAATTCTATGGATTTGTGAAGTTCTCTTTTACTTCTCGTGATGGCCACACTATTCACATTGGTAAAAGCACATATTTCTCTAAAAAAGTACACAATCTTTTTGCTGGTGAAGTATTTATAATTTAATAACGCATCTTTTGGAGTGGTAAATGACAAAAATGTCTATTGCTCAAAGTTTTAAGAGTGGAgcttaatttttaaagcaaCATTTAGGATGTAAATGATTTTCTCCGGGTGCTCATTAACCCTTTTATCCTAAAATACAGAAGGGGTCATTTGTTTTGAGCTATAGgccaaaatatttttgaatataaatcggaattattttataccatgaTTGATTTTCAGTATTAAAATTTGTACAAGTTATGTGAATTTAATACTGAAAATCAAACGTTGTATAATCAATACGGgtataatttatatgaaaatttgtatatttttttttatatgaattACAAGGTGAGATAAGTAATACATGTATTAGCAATATGTGGATAAGAGTATCTAAAGACGAAAATACCTTATGGGAGGAAAtctccaaaaaatatttttcataatgaTTTATATACCTTATAATAATTCTTATATTATGTATTCTCATCATAATAGTCCTTATATTATCCATCTCAATGCAATAATCCATACTCCCTTCGGATAAAAAAGTGTGTCCACTTAGCCTATTTTTCTTGAGCAAAAAAGAGcgttcacttatcaaatcaagaaagaattaaccttattttttcagatttaacCCTAATAAGTGCTATATGATCAAAtgccaatacctatttaattagggacagtttaatcaaattacttatttttttctaggagttagtattttcttaagaggtgtACAAATGACTaaatggacactcttttttatcagGAGGGTGTATATtacaagttcttttttttgcggggattgcccttcatttggggtggtctttaatttttgcccttcaaattggtggtctttaaatattgcccctcgcctaacaccctgaggttgtgggttcaaactccagctcagtaaaaaaataaataaatttcgaaAGGCAGAATTTTCGTGAGGCAGAAGTTGTAAAATTCTGCCTGACCACCATtctgaggggtaaaaattaaaggccacctccggcgaagggcaatcctgcgaattgcccttacAAGTTTTACAACCCCCTGTATAGCACGGAATTCGCCCGAAAAACTCCTTTTAAAACACTTACAATCCCCTAAGAGTCCTTTTTTCTTACAGAAAGAAGACCGGTTTTAATTAAACAGCCCAAGTATTTGAGGTTTGCTAAAGGGCAGTTGCGTCTTTCCATGAATGTAGTCAACTTACACTCATTAAACAATCAGTGGCCTTTCTTTCTCCATACTACTCAAAAGTGAAAAGTACATTACCTTTTTAATTTCCCCCACTTCTCTGTTCCCCCATATTGCCGTACATTCAGTTCTCCTCCAATATTAAATGAGGCTCTTATGTTAACAGATTTTGAGTATCAAATATCTCCAATCAGGTTTAATAAAATGCTTTCCTatcaatttgattttttttaccaGCATTTCTCTTTGAGTTCATATCAAATTATGAAGCTCTAAATTTGATTACCTGTTAGTACTGACATATTGTTACTGTGTTATTCCTTTTAGCTATTACTGCATGTTCTTCTACCCCATTTTATGTTCCCATTCTTCTTCAGGACTCTTAAATTATGGTTATGCTCTTCAACtggtttaattttttctttgaagTAGTATGTTTTTAGAATTTTGGGACGAAATGGGCCCGAAAAGAGCAAGAGTGTGTGCAAATGAATGAAAGAAATTTAACATACATGTATTTTATATAGTCAACTGTCTAGCatacaacaatgacaacaactacataaccagtgtaatcccacaagtggggttaggggagggtaggatgtacgcagaccttactcctacttAATAAATCAGCAGTCTAAACATAAATGTCATAATTGAATTTAGGAtctttgaagaaaattattttagcTAGAAAGTGTAACTTGATCCCTGATTATTCCCAGGGATCATTACTTGAAATTGGTTGAGTACGAAAATTTCTTGTCTACGAAACTTGAGAAATAGTATTCTTTATGCACCACCCTCTTGCTTGAAGTTGTTGGAAACATAAGTTCTTTCTTCGGTTAGAGAGAGGACTAGTTTCTACAATGTCAGTTTATACTCTCAGGGTccatcacatttagaagttacCTTTAGTTAATATCAGAAATTACCAATCTTAGTTTTGACCAGTTGGAGTTTAGTCcttaatttattatatattaaaacCAAGTAACTAAATAAACCAAAAGCGAATAAATGCAGTTCCACAATAAATTATCACATTGGTCTTACCTCATAAAACTTTCATGCCCAACAAGTTTGGGACTGAGTTGTAGTGGATTGATAGATTGATGCCATGTTTGTGGAATTTGGACCTTTAAAAATTAATGATCTCTTGACAAATGACAGGAAGATATGGGCACAAGCACATTACCAGATGCATTATTTGGGAATGATAGATACCACCCCATCATTTCTTCACGCAGACACCATGACCCTATTCAATTTTTTGCTGTTAAGTCACATTCCATGATCTATAGAAGGCGATCTGGTGGGAAAAGGTTTGATATTATTCTAGTGTATAAAGTTTAAAACTTTTTTGATGCAAGGAAGGTTAAAAGTGGCAAGTTTTATTATTTCAGAAAAGTTCTGTTCGCGGATGCCTGCCTCTGCAAACCAAGACATGTTGTTTTCTCGAGCATGGTTTGCATTTCTATGCCTTCTACGAGTatctttttatttgttatttaaCTGATTTAGGGTGCTAGCGACCACTACAATTGaaactttcttttttacttCAGGATGACTCAACCGAAGCTCTCACAGACTTCCTTGATGATGGGGATGGTAATTCATTAGGGAGTAGCAAAGTAGTAGGCATTGATGATAATGAACTGTTGTCAAGTAGGAAAGCTCTCTCTGATGCTCAAGCCAGAAACGAAACcattgaaaaggaaagagatCAATTGCTTGAAAAGTTAGCTCACTCTGAGGCAAAACAGAAGGAGTATTTGTCCACCGTAATGCATGATAAGGATTTGGCCATATCAGAACTTGAGGCTGCCAAAGACCTATTTAACAGGAAGCTAGAAGAGTCTTTGGAGCAGAAGTTTAAGTTGGAATCTAAGTTGGTCCTGGCAAAACAAGATGCTGTTGAACTTGCAGTTCAAGTTGAGAAGCTTGCTGAGATTGCTTTTCAGCAGGCAACTTGTCACATACTCGAAGATGCACAATTACGAGTTTCAGCTGCTGAAACTTCTGCAGCAGAGGCAGCTTTTCAAATTGAAGAGCAAATAAGGACTGCCTCTGAAGGGGCCATAACCTCTGTTCTACAACAGTCTAAAGATGCCATAGAAAAGGCTTTAGCTGTAGCTGAATCAGCCGGAGACCATACAACAAATGCCATGGCTGCATTTCTAGATAatatggatcgggttgatgAGATCATACCACTCGAGTCCCAGATTATCAAGTTAAGCAACACTGTGAATGACTTGGAGTCTCAATTACTGGTTTACAGAAATGAGATTGACAGATTAAAATTAGAGCTAAAGCAAGCACGAAAAGAAGCAAAAGCATACGAACTCCGTGCAAATGATGTTGAGAAGTTATTGCTTGAGTTTCAGGAATCAAGCAGAAAAGCAGCATTCCAACAGGAGGAggaaataaaatcatcattagagaaaatgagaaaagatgCTACGGAGAAAAAGAAGGCAGCTTCAAAGGCATTTAAGCTTGAGCTAGAGAGGATGAAGGCTGCCATTGAAGCAGCAAAAGAAACAGCACGTTCACAAGATGAGGCATATATGCGAAGATGTGAAGCACTGCAGAGATCTTTGAGAGCAGCTGAAGCTGCTTCGAAAACGTGGAGGCAAAGAGCAGAAATGGCTGAGGATTTGTTACAAAGGAAAAGTTCTTCAGAAGAAGGGGATGAGGAAGCTATTTATTGTGTTAATGGTGGAAGAATAGATTTTCTTATGGATGGTGATTCACAGAAATGGAGACTTTTAACTGATGGTCCTCGCAGGCCAACACCTGAGTGGATGGCAAGGAGGATACGCTCTATCCGTCCCAGGTTTCCACCTAGGAAAACTCATGTACCTGAAGTCGTGACATCAGGATTTAAAACTTTGGACTTACCGAAACCCGATGAAGTATGGTCTATCGCCCAAGAAAAGCTAAAGGAAGGAGATGCGCTAGTTGAGCATGTGATTGAGAAAGAAGTTATTGAAAAGAAGCGGAAGGCTTTGGAACGTGCTCTTCAACGGAAGACAGTTAAATGGCAGAGAACTCCGGAAGAAACAAAATTAGGTAGCTATTCATGTCagataatcttattttatttcactTGCGAAGCAGTGTTTTCAAGCGAAATGCTTAATCATGTATAATTTGACTTGTTGCATGCAGAATCAGGGACGGGTACTGGACGAGAGATTGTGGTCAGTATACCAGCTTTCAttttgattagtttttttttttccgtataAGATAAAAGTAATTCATTTAATAATAGCATTACCAAAGGGGTAATGCAGAAGTACAAAAAGAAGCTGGACTTTATACAAATATTATACAATAGCAGACTCAAACAAGTCCCGAAACTCAATTGCGCTGAATACAGACTCAAACAAGTCACCAGGGTGTTCGAAAAAATAATTGAACCTAAATAAACTCAATATgcgggtgttcaaaagttaataaatgtacataaacatataaaatttaccctaaatatACAGGATTTTTGTCCGGGGTGTTTGTACATCCCCTATGCCAAGACTCTGTAAACACTTTTATCTTACATAAGAAATCGGCCCCTTCTTTCCCTTGAAACATCTTCTGTTTCTCTCTCGCCATACTGTCCAAATGATGCATAAAGTGATCAATTTCCATATCTTCTCCAaccttttctccaaattctgTGCCTGCCATATATTAAGTAGATTTTTGAAGTTCTATGGCATCACCCAATGTACATCAAATATGTTTAAAAATAAAGTCCAGATCTTCCATGTTGGCTGCTACAATGCCACAACAAGTGGTGCATGGATTCAGCTGATCCTTCACGCAGAAAACACCAGTTACATAAAGTAAAGCCTCTCTTCTGCAAATTATTCCGAGTCAAGCATGTAGCATGAGAACCAGTCCACCTAAAACATGCTATTTCAGATGGGGCTCTCTTTTTCCAAAGCATTTTCAGGGCCAAAGACATCCTGATTCATGTTGATTTGTTTTGACTTAGTTTTGGCTTGCATCAACTTATAATTGATTTGACTGCTAAATTTAAGTTTCTGTTGTGACTCGGATGAATATTGTATCTTTTCCCTCTCTCTAACTCTATTtgatagatttaaaaaaaatataactgcTCATTGATATAACTTCATCTTTTCAAATGCCAAGCAAACTGAAGTAATTAATTTCCTTCTTTGAGAACTAGCTGACACATTAGTTTGATTTACATAGattttttcatttaaatatTGTTTCTACCCTGCAATAGCTGTTTTATAAACAGAACACAGAAAAAGGCCTTGCTTCTAAAATTTTCCAATTTAAACTATTGTGAGAAAGGTGTTGTCAATGTGGATATGATATGTCATATTGACAAGTTAATAGAGTTGTTACATGCTATGAAGTATTCTTACTGAAAGTTTAGATTTCATCCTAACCTGGACTGAGTAGAAGAAATAGTAGAATCATGGGCCACAAAAGTCTACACCTGGGACAGCCTGACCTCCTAAGACCCTGCTATGTGAGAGGCTTGTGCACTGGATTTCTTCATTGAGCAGGGAATTTCCACTTCAGCGGCGCATATTATTTCACTAGTTTATTTTCTACAGAAATGTAGAATATAATACAGATGATTACATAGGTATAAAGCTACCCTTCATCTAAGTATATCCTCCTTTTTGGCTCCCGATGTTCTATTCCTGCAATCAATGCTTGACTTTAACTGGACTCTCAGATACTACCTACTACTGAGTCAGTGGACAAGAATACATATTTAAAGgtgaaaaatcaaaattctGCAGTGAACTTTATAGTTTAACCATATTTCTTACTTCATCAGTCCTAACTAGGATGTCCACCTATCCTTTTTTACTTTGTCCCAGACTAGTGTCCATTATCTTAAAAGAAAAtccttttaagaatattttAACTCGAAAAGTTATATGGAACCACATgtattctttgcaaaaaaaaGCCTTTTCTCTATTCTATTCTTTGCAAAAAGaccttttccctattttattCTATTCTAGGTGAACAAGGAAACAGTATTGTGCACCACATGTTTCCCCAAGagtaaaaaaataacttttttatcGTTTTCCTCAATAAACAAAGTCAAAAGAAGATGTTCAATTTGGGAGGAGGAAGTTATATACTTTGTGTTTTAACCGTTAATTATCGtcaatgttgttgttgttattattattattattgtttgttgttgtggttgttgttgttattattattattattacttttatcatcattattattgttattactgtcatcgtcatcatcattatcacgaCCACCAGCACTAGCACCACCACCATTTTCATCATCATCTAATGGCTAGAAATTCACTTCAAGGCTTTCAAAACTTCTatgagtcaaaaaaaaaaaaaaaaaaaaaccttctaTGAAGTTCTTGTTGCAGCCAATGTTTATCTGAAATTTTCATCCTCTTCCAGGGGCTCACTCAGGATACCTGTTTCTTCATTGGCATTACATCACTATTATTACTGTTGCCTCTATTTCTTTTTACATGCCAGTCTCTTTTTTTCAATCCTTAGTAGCTATAATGCTCTATTTGATTTTGAAGTTCCAAGGTTTCAATTGGGAAAGCTGGAGAAGACAGTGGTATCTTGAGCTTGCTAGTAAAGCTGCTGATTTGTCCCGCTGCGGTATCACAGCGGTTTGGCTTCCACCACCAACAGAATCAGTTGCCCCTCAAGGTTTTGACCTCTTTGATCAGTTTAGCTTTAGAAGACAAATGGGAACTGCTAATAACAACATATGTTTCACAATTTTATCATTTTCGAGATGATTTTTCTTAGTTCATCTTGTTATTTGTTTTGGAAGAGTTTTTAATAATTGAACAATCTCCATATATATTGAATGTTATAAACGAGGCGAAGAAATGCTTCTTAACAAACTGAATTAACTAccttatataaaattatttggTTAAATAAAATTCAGGGCTTCTTCTTTTTGGTGCACCCATGAGGTTATTTTTTGTATAGATGATTGGGTGGCTTTCATAGAAAATCATGTATTCTTGTaggattttctattttttggtatatatacggGCTAGTTTATGCCctttttgttaataatattattagttcgttggaaaataaaataaacaattcAGGGCTTCTCTTGTTCTGTTGTAAATAACAGAGGATTGTTGCAGGTTACATGCCTTCTGATCTTTACAACTTGAATTCTGCTTATGGTTCCTTGGAAGAGCTTAGAAGCTGCATAGAAGAGATGCATAACCAAGATCTTTTGGTCTGTATCTAATTAGTGATTGACTTGTTATTCCTGGCACTTTTAGTTTAATATTTTGTATTCAGACAGTTACCGTGATCCTTTAATTTAGCATTGCATGGTTTTTCTCATGTATTCTTTTTGCatgaaatgaaaatcatcaaCAGCTTGAAAATGCATGTCATTTTCTTGCAGTTATGTTTTAGCTTCCGTTAATGAGTAATATATGTCTGCTGCTAGTGCATCAAAATGGAATTTCCTATATTTCTGCTGCTAGTGCATATTATGTAATCTATTACACCAAATTAGTGATTTCTGAATTATGTAGAGGTTATTAAGCTGCTGATAGGTGCAGAACAATGTGGTTTATCATATA from Lycium ferocissimum isolate CSIRO_LF1 chromosome 2, AGI_CSIRO_Lferr_CH_V1, whole genome shotgun sequence includes:
- the LOC132037321 gene encoding uncharacterized protein LOC132037321, which gives rise to MGTSTLPDALFGNDRYHPIISSRRHHDPIQFFAVKSHSMIYRRRSGGKRKVLFADACLCKPRHVVFSSMDDSTEALTDFLDDGDGNSLGSSKVVGIDDNELLSSRKALSDAQARNETIEKERDQLLEKLAHSEAKQKEYLSTVMHDKDLAISELEAAKDLFNRKLEESLEQKFKLESKLVLAKQDAVELAVQVEKLAEIAFQQATCHILEDAQLRVSAAETSAAEAAFQIEEQIRTASEGAITSVLQQSKDAIEKALAVAESAGDHTTNAMAAFLDNMDRVDEIIPLESQIIKLSNTVNDLESQLLVYRNEIDRLKLELKQARKEAKAYELRANDVEKLLLEFQESSRKAAFQQEEEIKSSLEKMRKDATEKKKAASKAFKLELERMKAAIEAAKETARSQDEAYMRRCEALQRSLRAAEAASKTWRQRAEMAEDLLQRKSSSEEGDEEAIYCVNGGRIDFLMDGDSQKWRLLTDGPRRPTPEWMARRIRSIRPRFPPRKTHVPEVVTSGFKTLDLPKPDEVWSIAQEKLKEGDALVEHVIEKEVIEKKRKALERALQRKTVKWQRTPEETKLESGTGTGREIVFQGFNWESWRRQWYLELASKAADLSRCGITAVWLPPPTESVAPQGYMPSDLYNLNSAYGSLEELRSCIEEMHNQDLLALGDVVLNHRCAHKQSPNGVWNIFGGKLAWGPEAIVCDDPNFQGRGNPSSGDIFHAAPNIDHSQEFVREDIKKWLNWLRNDVGFDGWRLDFVRGFSGGYIKEYIEASNPAFSIGEYWDSLAYEGGNLSYNQDAHRQRIVNWINATGGSSSAFDVTTKGILHSALHNQYWRLIDPQGKPTGVMGWWPSRAVTFLENHDTGSTQGHWPFPRDKLTQGYAYILTHPGTPVIFYDHFYDFGIRDVINELIEARRRAGIHCRSPLKIYHANNDGYVAQIGDTLVMKLGHLDWNPSKEVHLDGTWQKFVDKGPEYQVWLRQ